GCCGATGAGATCTAGGGGGCGCATGGGGCGCTGTCGGCGATGATCCGGCCGTCCTCCAGGCGCAGCTGCCGGCGGGCGCGGCTGGCCAGCTCCGGATCATGGGTGACCACCAGCAGGGTCAGGCCAGCGGCGTTCAGCTCTTCGAGGATGGCGATGACCTCCCGGCCGGCCGCCCGGTCCAGGTTGCCGGTGGGCTCGTCGGCCAGGAGGATCTCCGGCTCGGTGACTGCGGCCCGGGCGATGGCCACCCGCTGCCGCTGGCCGCCGGACAGCTCGTCCGGCCGGTGCCCCGCCCGGTCGGCGAGGCCCAGGCGGGCCAGGAGCCTGGCCACCCTCTCCCGGCGCAGCCTCGGGGGCACCCCGGCCAGGACCAGGGGCAGCTCGACATTCTCGGCTGCGGTCAGGCGGGGCACCAGGTGGAAGAACTGGAAGACGAAGCCGATAGCCTGGCGTCGCAGATGCGCCCGGGCATCGTCGTCCAGGCGGGTGACGTCCTGGCCGTGCAGGCGGTACCGGCCCTGGTCCGGCCGGTCCAGAAGCCCGATGGTGTGGAGCAGCGTGGACTTGCCCGAGCCGGACGGGCCGGTGATGGCCAGGTATTCGCCCCTGGCCACGGCAAGGCTCACCCGGTCCAGGCCGCGCACCGTTTCTGTGCCCACCTGGAACGAGCGCATGACCTCCGCCAGCTCGATCACCGGCTCAGTCATGGTCGTGGCGGTCAACCCGGGCCCGGGCGCCTGCTCGCACCCCCGGCCGGTCCGGAGCCAGGACCACCGCCTCGCCGGCCGCGATGCCGGCGCGGATCTCGGTGAAGTCCCAGGCGGCAATGCCGGTCTCCACCCGCCGCTCCTCCAGGACGTCCCGAGCGGTATCGAGGACAAAGGCCCGGTTGCCGGCCAGCAGGGATTCGCTGGGCACCCGCACCACCCCCTCCCGGCGCTCCAACAGGATCTCGGCGTCGGCGCTGTAGCCGGCGAGCAGGGCCGGCAGTCCGGCAGCGGCCGCCAGGAAATCCACCTCCACCAGCACAGTGCGGGCCTGGCGCTCCCGCTCCTGGACATAGTCGGCCACCCGCCGGACCTGGCCGGGAAAACGGCGATCCCGGAAGGCGTCCAGGCTGATGCGGGCCGGCATCCCGGGCCGGATGGCTGGGGCATCCACCTCGTCGATGGGCGCCTCCACATAGAAGCAGGCGTCGTCCACCAGATCCACCGCGGGCAGGGTCAGGATGCCGGGGGGGGAGGGGGTGACGTATTCCCCCAGCTC
This is a stretch of genomic DNA from Thermodesulfobacteriota bacterium. It encodes these proteins:
- a CDS encoding ABC transporter ATP-binding protein, whose product is MIELAEVMRSFQVGTETVRGLDRVSLAVARGEYLAITGPSGSGKSTLLHTIGLLDRPDQGRYRLHGQDVTRLDDDARAHLRRQAIGFVFQFFHLVPRLTAAENVELPLVLAGVPPRLRRERVARLLARLGLADRAGHRPDELSGGQRQRVAIARAAVTEPEILLADEPTGNLDRAAGREVIAILEELNAAGLTLLVVTHDPELASRARRQLRLEDGRIIADSAPCAP
- a CDS encoding efflux RND transporter periplasmic adaptor subunit, whose translation is AGCRAARSASQVAAAQIGVAEANLAKTRLTAPFAGVVAALNGELGEYVTPSPPGILTLPAVDLVDDACFYVEAPIDEVDAPAIRPGMPARISLDAFRDRRFPGQVRRVADYVQERERQARTVLVEVDFLAAAAGLPALLAGYSADAEILLERREGVVRVPSESLLAGNRAFVLDTARDVLEERRVETGIAAWDFTEIRAGIAAGEAVVLAPDRPGVRAGARARVDRHDHD